A window from Melopsittacus undulatus isolate bMelUnd1 chromosome Z, bMelUnd1.mat.Z, whole genome shotgun sequence encodes these proteins:
- the LOC115947415 gene encoding protein FAM240B-like gives MNSQYIRHEVRGCETSDLRNFWEKTIEQQTRYLQFEKERQQRSALTKLRNEWMERLEKRIKMLRTQPEDTSN, from the exons ATGAATAGCCAATACATACGTCATGAAGTGAGAGGATGTGAAACTAGTGACCTGAGGAACTTCTGGGAAAAGACTATTGAACAACAAACACGGTATCTGCAGTTTGAAAAAGAACGTCAGCAAAGAAGTGCTCTAACAAA GCTAAGAAATGAATGGATGGAGAGGCtggaaaagagaataaagatGTTGAGGACCCAACCCGAAGACACATCCAATTGA
- the LOC101870240 gene encoding cryptic protein — translation MYWGNYVRILFTVTLVWQAVHLGKGREKEELEDVKILNATAQKQQPKNEGTTINAFSDMNQSYESRKEQNSQAVVPFTGITESKKLNRHCCQNGGTCILGAFCACLKHFTGRYCEHDERQSNCGSIAHGAWVLKGCWLCRCGYGTLNCLSEIMHNNCELKSENEEITSLFSNGLRIQQTVFALACLLTILLELCFWQL, via the exons atgtactgGGGTAATTATGTTAG aattCTTTTCACTGTGACTCTGGTCTGGCAGGCTGTGCATTTAGGAAAAG GCCGTGAAAAAGAAGAACTTGAAGATGTGAAAATTCTCAATGCCacagcacaaaagcagcagcccaAGAACGAAGGAACTACTATAAACGCTTTCAGTGACATGAATCAGAGTTATGAgagcagaaaggaacagaatTCCCAGGCAGTGGTACCTTTTACTGGGATTACAGAGA GTAAAAAACTGAATAGACATTGCTGCCAAAACGGAGGGACCTGTATCCTAGGGGCTTTCTGTGCCTGCCTTAAGCATTTCACTGGCAGATACTGTGAACACGATGAGCGGCAAAG CAACTGTGGCAGCATTGCCCACGGCGCCTGGGTGCTGAAAGGCTGTTGGCTGTGTCGGTGTGGATATGGTACTCTGAACTGTCTCTCAGAAATAATGCACAATAACTGTG aactgaaatcagaaaatgaagaaattaccAGCCTGTTTTCTAATGGGCTAAGAATACAGCAAACAGTGTTTGCACTTGCTTGCCTGCTCACCATCCTCCTGGAGCTCTGCTTTTGGCAGTTGTGA